The Gloeobacter violaceus PCC 7421 DNA window GGCTCAAAGCCTCCTCCTGGTCGTGGGTGACAAAGATAAACGTAATTCCCGTCTGCCGCTGCAATGCCTTCAATTCCAACCGCAACTGCCGGCGCAACTGCAAATCCAGTGCACTTAAAGGTTCATCGAGCAGCAGCACCGCCGGGCGTTTGGCAAGCGCCCGGGCCAGGGCCACCCGCTGCTTCTGGCCGCCGGAAAGTTGCTGGGGTTTGCGAGCGGCCAGCTTCTCCAGGCGCACCAGGGCGAGCATCTCCTCGACGCGCAAACGCACCTCGCCGCGCCCCAACCGCTCCATCTCCAGGCCGAAGGCGACGTTCCGGTACACGTTCAGGTGCGGGAAAAGCGCGTAACTTTGAAAGACCGTGTTGACCGGCCGACGGTAGGGCGGTACCCCCGCCATCGGCTGACCGGCAATCGCGATCGTGCCGCCATCCGGTTGCTCGAAGCCGCCGATGAGCCTGAGTACCGTGGTTTTGCCGCAGCCGCTTTCGCCCAACAGCGAAAAAAATTCGCCCGCCCGCACCGCGAGACTCACCGCGTCCACGGCGCGCAGTGGCTTGCCGCCGGGCTCACTGAAGCACTTGACGACCTGGTCCAACTCGACGACGTTCAACGGCGGCAGCAAAATTAGGCGGCGTACTTCAAAAGAATAAACGTTATATTGTCGTGCCCCAGTTCCTGGAGAGCCAAATCGATCAACTGCCGCGCCCCGGCGGCGAGATCGCCGGTGAGCATGGGTAGGAGCACCGTCTGCCAGCAGCGCTCGACAAGCGACCCGTCGCACAGCCCATCGCTGCACAGCAGCACCAGACAGTCTTCAGGCAGCACAAAGGTCTGGACTGTGGGCTGCAAAGCCTCCATGGCGATCACCCCGAGCGCCTGGGTGAGATGGCCGCTGCCGTCCATGCGCAGCACAGCACTGCTGGTGGTGCGCGCCAGACTCACCTCCTGGTTGGCCACGTCGTCATCGACGGTGAGCTGCTGGCAGTGGTGCCGGTCGATGAGGTAGATGCGGCTGTCGCCGACGTGGGCAATGTGCAGCAGGCTGCCCGTCAGGCAGTAGGCGACGACGGTCGTACCCATCTGGTGCCGGCGCTGGCGTCCCTGGCGGCGGTTGGTCTCCAAGAGCAACTGGTTGGCGCGGTAGAGGGCCAACGCCATGCCCCGGCGCACCTGCAAAGGCGGCAGGGGCTGGGTCTGACGGCTGAGTTGCTGCAGTTCGCGATCGAGCAGATCCAGAGCCAGGCGGCTTGCCACCGCGCCGCCTTCGTGCCCGCCCATGCCGTCGCAGACGATGCCGTAGGTGCCGGGCGGATCGTGGATGAAGCAGTCCTCGTTGGCCTTGCGGCTGCCCGGGTGGGTCGCACCCAGCACGCCCGCCGGACCGCGGCCAGGGTTGGCGGCGGCGAGATTTTCGAGGGCGGCGGACAGCTCCTCGACGCGGGCGATTCGGCCCAGGCAGAGTGCCCCGACGATTGCGGCGAGCGGCGGGCTGAGGGGGATCAGGCTCTGCCAGCTTTGCCCCAAGGCCGCGAGCGGCGGCGGCGCCGGGTCGCCGCTCAAATAAAACAGGCAAGCCTGCCAGCCGAGTACGCCGATGTTGTCGGGGGCAAGCAGCGAAGAGGCTACCCCCTCCTGCACACAGGGTTCCCAGAGGCGGGCCAGTTGAACCAGCCAGCCAATCTGCTGCAACGGTGGGGCGGCGGGCCAGCCCTGGCGCAATGTCGGCCAGGGGGTGCCGTCGGCTGCGAGCGGCCCGCGCGCCAACAGCACGCACGGTTCGCCGCCATTTGGGGCCGCCATGCAGGTGTGAATCTCGGGGATCGCCCAGCGAAAGTGGTGCAGCCTCTGGTAAGGGCGGCAACCGGCAGGCAGGCCCGCGGGGGCGGCGGTGGGCTGGTCCGGCAGCAGATCCCGGGCGATTGCCGGGGACTGGCCGACCACCCGGTAGCGCCGGTCGAGGGCCTGGCGATTGCCGGTGACCAGATAGTGCATGGGCGGTTTACTCTTCGATTTCGAAGCGGAAGCTCATCTTGTTGGCTTTGCCGAGGGCGATGGTGTCGCCCGCTTTGAGCTTACGGCGAAAGCGCGTTCCCGGTTTGATCAGTTCGCCGTTCAAGAAGGTGCCGTTGCTGCTGCCGGCGTCCTCGAGGGCAAAATTTCCTTCGCTGCTGTGGATGGCGGCGTGGACGCGCGAGACCACTTCTGCGCCGGGCAGGTGGGAGACGTCGATATCGGGCGGTAGATCTTCGTTGGGTTTGCCGAGGTAGACCAGGGGCTGATCCGCCGGCAGTTCGAGCCGCTCGTCGCTGCCGATATGGACGAGGACGGCGGTGGCAATCTGCAGGCGCGTGCCGGGCGAGGCGAAGGGCGGCGGCGCACCGGCGTTGGGGCGCGGAGGCGGGCTTTCCATGGGGCGGGCAACCTGGGGTAGAGGTGGATCGACAGGGGCCGGGTCGGCCCGGCGGGCGGAACGCCGCTCGGGGGGCACGACAGGGGCGGATGCGGGGGGGGCCTCAGGAGCAGGCGATGGGGCAAGGACCGATGCAACGACTGGCGAAGCGGCAATAGCCACCGGCTGCGGTGGGGCGGAAACGACGTGGGGCAACTCGACGCCGCATTCGCCGCAATACTGGCAGGGTGTCGGGTTGATGCTGCCGCATTCAAGACACAGTACGGCGATCTCCCCCTGGCAGCGCCGGCAGTTCAGGGCGGTGTCGGGGTTGGCGTGCTGGCACTGGGAGCAGACGATAGCCATGGCGGTTAGGGAGCGGGAGCGGTGGGTTCGGGGGCGGTTTTAAGGGCCGGGGCGGCGGGTTTGCCGGGATTTTTGGGAGCGTCCTTGCCGGGGGGCGGTGGCGGCGGGGTCGGGTCGAAGGTCTCGATGACGAAGCCGCGGCGCACCTCACCCGCTTTGTTGGCCGCTTTGAGGGTGATTGGGATCTGCCGGCCCGCGCGCGTAAAAGGCGGCAAACTCAGCGATCCGTTGGGGCCGAAGGTACCGTAGGTCTCCAGTTCGACACTCACATCCTTGCCGGTGACCTGCCAGGAGAGCACCACCTTGTCGCCGGGATTGGTATCGGTCTTAATCTTAAGAGGAACATTGGCCGGGGCGGCGGTGCCGTTGAGGGTAAATTTGCCGATCACCGGCTTGGAGAGCGTTTCCGGCTTCGGTTTGGGCTTGGGGACGATCTCGATGAGATCGCTCTGGGTGGTGACCGCCGGGGCGTCGCGGTGGCGCTGGAGTACCTTCATCTCGAAGACATAGTAGCCGCCTTTGCGGGCGTCGGTCTTGACGTTTCGGCAGGCGAGCAGGTCCTCGGTGATCTGGCATTTGCCCTTGAGGGCGGCGGGCAGGTCGGCCACCTCTTTGAG harbors:
- a CDS encoding ABC transporter ATP-binding protein: MLPPLNVVELDQVVKCFSEPGGKPLRAVDAVSLAVRAGEFFSLLGESGCGKTTVLRLIGGFEQPDGGTIAIAGQPMAGVPPYRRPVNTVFQSYALFPHLNVYRNVAFGLEMERLGRGEVRLRVEEMLALVRLEKLAARKPQQLSGGQKQRVALARALAKRPAVLLLDEPLSALDLQLRRQLRLELKALQRQTGITFIFVTHDQEEALSLSDRVGVMRAGRLLQVGTAAEIYERPTSRFVAEFVGETNWLTGSVESVEAGVVSVFVPGIDQVVRGMATAAVVSGERVSVAIRPEKLVLLGADAVACAGVNRFAATLGATRYEGALTRQEVLLAGGERFWLLLTNRNGREVLAEGAACVLSADCHDTIVLAEGN
- a CDS encoding protein phosphatase 2C domain-containing protein, whose amino-acid sequence is MHYLVTGNRQALDRRYRVVGQSPAIARDLLPDQPTAAPAGLPAGCRPYQRLHHFRWAIPEIHTCMAAPNGGEPCVLLARGPLAADGTPWPTLRQGWPAAPPLQQIGWLVQLARLWEPCVQEGVASSLLAPDNIGVLGWQACLFYLSGDPAPPPLAALGQSWQSLIPLSPPLAAIVGALCLGRIARVEELSAALENLAAANPGRGPAGVLGATHPGSRKANEDCFIHDPPGTYGIVCDGMGGHEGGAVASRLALDLLDRELQQLSRQTQPLPPLQVRRGMALALYRANQLLLETNRRQGRQRRHQMGTTVVAYCLTGSLLHIAHVGDSRIYLIDRHHCQQLTVDDDVANQEVSLARTTSSAVLRMDGSGHLTQALGVIAMEALQPTVQTFVLPEDCLVLLCSDGLCDGSLVERCWQTVLLPMLTGDLAAGARQLIDLALQELGHDNITFILLKYAA
- a CDS encoding FHA domain-containing protein, whose protein sequence is MAIVCSQCQHANPDTALNCRRCQGEIAVLCLECGSINPTPCQYCGECGVELPHVVSAPPQPVAIAASPVVASVLAPSPAPEAPPASAPVVPPERRSARRADPAPVDPPLPQVARPMESPPPRPNAGAPPPFASPGTRLQIATAVLVHIGSDERLELPADQPLVYLGKPNEDLPPDIDVSHLPGAEVVSRVHAAIHSSEGNFALEDAGSSNGTFLNGELIKPGTRFRRKLKAGDTIALGKANKMSFRFEIEE